CATAGCGCAGCGTGTTGACACCCTCTGCCACTTCGCCCAGAGATTCAATCGCTTCATCCAGAGTCTTGCCTTCTCCGATGGCAAATCCGACCCGATAGTTGCGACTGAGTGGCGAGCTACAGGTTACTACCAGATCACCAACACCAGCCAGGCCAAGGAACGTTAATGGGTTGGCACCAAGTGCCACAGCAAAACGGCTCATTTCGGCCAGGGAACGAGTAATAATCATGCTGCGGGAGTTTTCGCCCATGCCAAGCGCGGCGACAAACCCCGACACAATGGCATATATATTTTTCAGAGCACCACTCAATTCAACGCCATAGAGGTCATCTGAAGCATAAACACGAAAGTAAGAACAGCTCAAACCTGACTGAACATTCCGACGTAAATCACTGTTTTTACTAGCAATAACAGTCGCCGCCAGCTCTCTTCGAGCGATTTCTTTAGCCAGATTCGGACCAGACAGAACGCCTACCGGATTATCAGGACAGAGGTCCGACAACACCTGACTCATCAGCAGAAAGTTTTCCTGCTCAATTCCTTTTGTGGTGCTCACCAGTGCCTGATGAGGTTTCAGTCTTGCTGCAAAAGTAGAGACCACTTCGCGCACTGAACGACTCGGCACAGAAACGAAAATCACATCAGCGTCTTCAATCACGGCAAAAAGATCCGTACTGGCTGTTAGCGCCGGATTTAGCTCGGTACCTGGCAAATACTTAGGATTGAGATGCTGCTCGTTAATGGCATCAGCAATGGCGGCATCCCGGAGCCATTGCACGGTTTGAATATCATTATCTGCAAGGATATTAGCGACAACAGTACCAAAACTGCCCCCGCCAATAACCGCGGCCTTATTAAAATTCACACATCCCCCTATCGGGTGCTTCAGCAGTTGTGACGATCAGACTCTAAACAGTCCACCAGTTCTCTAAATACGTCCTTATTTTTGTCATTCAACCCCATCAGTACTTTATGAGCGGCAATTACCTGCTCCCGGGCTTCATCTTCGGTAACAGAATCCGCAACCCACTGACAAAAATCGGCCGGATCTTCGAACGGTTCATCAATAATATGGAAAACCTGATCAAACCCCATACTTAATAAGATACGCGTAATACCTGGGTTTGGGCTGGAAATGGTGGGCGTGATCGCAAAACGATCCCGGCATAAGATAGAAATTTTAGCGATCTGCCCTAATGTTGTGCTGTCTACACCTTCAGCCAGCGACAAATCAATCACTACATTAGTAAAGTCAGGGCGCTCAAGAATATCGTCGAGATATTTCTCCAGCGCTGAACACAAATTCAGACGGACATCGCCTCGCAAGCGGATAATATGCGTGCCGTTATGAAAGGCGACCAATACTTCACCTGATGTCATACGGAACCTCGAGCTATCGATACCATGGCAATATCGTCCGGAACTTCAGCTCCGGCCCGAACACCCAACGCTTCAGCAAGGCGCTCGATATTACCCTGACTCTCTATCGCCGTAGCTAACAGAGCGTCCTCTTTTTCATTCAAGGTTGATTCTGGCATGATTTCCAGTATTCCATCGGAAAACATTAGTAAAGAAAAGTTCTCGGGCAACGTCATTGTGTATTCCTGATAGCTGGCCTCCGGGAATAACCCAACCGGCATCGCGCGCCCTTCCAAATAACTGGCGCGATTTTCAGCAAGCATAATCGGCATCGGAAAATGACCGCCGACACTATACAACAACTGGTTCGTTTTAACGCACAAGACGCCATAAAACATGGTCAGATGCTTATCCAGTTCCGAGGCATGAAGCTCAGAATTAACCCGCGACAGCACTTGAGCCGGGTGCAATACGTCGGCACTGGAGCCACGTTTGTAATTGCGCTTCAGGCGATAGGTCAGATTTTTCAGCAACACGGTGACAAACGCCGAAGAGGCCCCGTGTCCTGACACATCAGCGATGTAAAATACAAGCCGATCATCATCAAGTTCGAAGTAGTCGAGAAAGTCACCGCTGAGCATAAGCGAGGGAGTAACGGAATGACGACAGCGAATTTGTTTGAAGTCGAGCGGTTCCGGCAACATACGCAACTGCGCCTGACGCCCGGCTAACTGATCATTGCGCAGCTCATCCAAGCCGCGCTGGAGCTCGGTATTGGTCTTTTCAAGATACTCGCGGTACGCGCTGTTTTCTTCTTCCAACTGAGCACGCTGAAGCGCTTTTGTCAGTGAATGATGCAATACTTCGAGGTCGATGATCGGTTTCACCAGATAATCGTCTGCGCCGAACCGTAAAGCTTGTACCACATCATCCATAACACCCGCTCCTGAAACGACAATAACGGGCAACAATGGACGGCGCGCCTTTATCACCTGCAGCAGCTCTATACCGCCAACACCGGGCATCTTAAGGTCGCAAATGACGGCATCGACACGGTGCTCATCCAGCACGACAAGACCGGCAGACGCAGAATCAGCAGTCAACATTGAAAAGTTGCAGTCATCAAGGTAAGCCGCAATGCTATCGCGAACTAATGAGTCGTCATCAATGACCAGCACGGCTGTGGCCATTTACGCCTCCCATCATTGTTAGGAGTGGCGAACGTTACCGCCATATCACGGGGGTTGCAATCCCGAGTGGTAAATTTGTGGTTCAGGTATTTAGAATTTTAATTACCGAACTTTCCTGACTATCATTGGTACTGTGCAGCACCAGCATTGTGTCGGCACAGGTTATGCTGAATTATCGAAAAACAATAATCAGAAACGGTAGGTCATCCAAGGAGAATCTCATGTCAAATCTGGCTCGGAATTTCGACGAAAAACGGGACTACATTCGCATGCAGGTGGACACAAAAGCCACGCTCACGCTAAGCACAGGACAGAGTTATCAGGTTACATGCATTGACCTGAGCTCCAGCGGCGTTCAGCTGAAAAGCCAGGAGCCAATTCCAGCTAACTCGGCCGGCGAACTGAAAGTACAAAGCGGTGGTGGCTCAACACCGCCGCTGCATGCCAGAGTTTCGACTTGTCGTGTACAGGCACTGGACGGTGGCGACTATCGGATTGGCTTGAGTATTGACTCGTTCATCTGAGTGAGAAAGCCGGAGACACATTCCGGCTTCAAAACAACCCCGTTGCCCGGTATAACGTCAATCAGTGTGGCGGGATGTTACCCAAATGGTAACTCAATGATATGAAGTAGCTATACAGAACCGCAGAGTCTCACAGGCAACCATCATTTAAAATAAGCGTTGTCTGACTGAGTGTGATCCGTTTCGTCACGTACACCAGTGACTTCGGGAATCTTGGCGACCAAACTGGCCTCAACGCCATCTTTCAAGGTCATATCAACAGCGCTACAACCCTGACAACCGCCACCGAATTTCAATACGGCGATACCTTCTTCGGTCAGATCAACCAGACTGACTTCCCCACCATGAGCCGCCAGCCCCGGATTGATTTCGGTATACAGAAGGTAGTTAATGCGCTCCTCCACCGGACTGTCAGCATTTACCTTGGGCATCTTGGCATTTGGCGCCTTGATCGTCAGCTGACCTCCCATCCGGTCTTTGGCAAAGTCGATCTTAGACTCGTCCAGGTAGGGAATACTCATCGCTTCGACATAAACGCGCAGCTTTTCCATTTGCTGCAGTTCATCATTAGGACTGACTTCTTCAGGACGACAATACGCAAGGCAAGTTTCTGCATACTTGGTGCCCGGCTGCGTGATAAAGATGCGCACGGCCATACCTTCGGTATTTTGCTTTTCCAGCAATTCCGCCAGATAAGTTTCAGCATCCGGAGTTATATTTACGTAAGTCGTCATCATCTTCACCTCAATCAAGTGGCGCCATATTACCTAATAGTACCGTCTGACGAAACACCCAGACATAGCTGGCTGGCAAGATAGATTGTTGCATTTGAGCTGAGCAACGCGGCCAGAAAACTCGGATTAGTGCTGAAATTTTTTCAACTTAAATCACGCTTTCCTCATAGATAGCTCAGCAACACCATGAAACCGCCATTTTGATGCACTCAGACCGCTTGAATAATATAGGGCGTGAGTGTGAAGCATCACATCGCTTTGCTACAATGCCGCGCCATTTTTCCGTCCACAGCCACAGGTTTTACCATGACTGACAACCAGACCAGCCATAACTTAACTGAGTTACGCCAACAACGTATTGCACAGTTAAAAGCCAATATGGAACAACGCATCCATATACTGGACGGTGGTATGGG
The Saccharospirillaceae bacterium genome window above contains:
- a CDS encoding SpoIIE family protein phosphatase, which translates into the protein MATAVLVIDDDSLVRDSIAAYLDDCNFSMLTADSASAGLVVLDEHRVDAVICDLKMPGVGGIELLQVIKARRPLLPVIVVSGAGVMDDVVQALRFGADDYLVKPIIDLEVLHHSLTKALQRAQLEEENSAYREYLEKTNTELQRGLDELRNDQLAGRQAQLRMLPEPLDFKQIRCRHSVTPSLMLSGDFLDYFELDDDRLVFYIADVSGHGASSAFVTVLLKNLTYRLKRNYKRGSSADVLHPAQVLSRVNSELHASELDKHLTMFYGVLCVKTNQLLYSVGGHFPMPIMLAENRASYLEGRAMPVGLFPEASYQEYTMTLPENFSLLMFSDGILEIMPESTLNEKEDALLATAIESQGNIERLAEALGVRAGAEVPDDIAMVSIARGSV
- a CDS encoding PilZ domain-containing protein; this encodes MSNLARNFDEKRDYIRMQVDTKATLTLSTGQSYQVTCIDLSSSGVQLKSQEPIPANSAGELKVQSGGGSTPPLHARVSTCRVQALDGGDYRIGLSIDSFI
- a CDS encoding NAD(P)H-dependent glycerol-3-phosphate dehydrogenase, producing the protein MNFNKAAVIGGGSFGTVVANILADNDIQTVQWLRDAAIADAINEQHLNPKYLPGTELNPALTASTDLFAVIEDADVIFVSVPSRSVREVVSTFAARLKPHQALVSTTKGIEQENFLLMSQVLSDLCPDNPVGVLSGPNLAKEIARRELAATVIASKNSDLRRNVQSGLSCSYFRVYASDDLYGVELSGALKNIYAIVSGFVAALGMGENSRSMIITRSLAEMSRFAVALGANPLTFLGLAGVGDLVVTCSSPLSRNYRVGFAIGEGKTLDEAIESLGEVAEGVNTLRYVRAKAAELDIYMPLVMGANEVLFNGADPRLVAQGLMAGEHASDVEFALPRSEI
- the nfuA gene encoding Fe-S biogenesis protein NfuA — encoded protein: MTTYVNITPDAETYLAELLEKQNTEGMAVRIFITQPGTKYAETCLAYCRPEEVSPNDELQQMEKLRVYVEAMSIPYLDESKIDFAKDRMGGQLTIKAPNAKMPKVNADSPVEERINYLLYTEINPGLAAHGGEVSLVDLTEEGIAVLKFGGGCQGCSAVDMTLKDGVEASLVAKIPEVTGVRDETDHTQSDNAYFK
- a CDS encoding STAS domain-containing protein; this encodes MTSGEVLVAFHNGTHIIRLRGDVRLNLCSALEKYLDDILERPDFTNVVIDLSLAEGVDSTTLGQIAKISILCRDRFAITPTISSPNPGITRILLSMGFDQVFHIIDEPFEDPADFCQWVADSVTEDEAREQVIAAHKVLMGLNDKNKDVFRELVDCLESDRHNC